One genomic window of Undibacterium cyanobacteriorum includes the following:
- a CDS encoding DUF3667 domain-containing protein, whose protein sequence is MSQQIEAACKNCQTTLVGPYCHQCGRDQHLHRIDAHFIWHEMSHVLHLEKGIFYTIRELSLRPSKTIRTFLDEDRHRLVKPLLFLILCSLLYNLVDYVWPMPHSNTPSVALTTETKIWAWVAGHFGYANFLMSIPIAICLRAVFWRQRYNVFEIWVMLAYIMGLVMLFLSIFPPLRALNLPFPHLTDIIRVLSLLFVTLALAACFDGPRWWSIVKTAVAYVLGMFLFSGMVFVAGWMIDHLH, encoded by the coding sequence ATGAGTCAACAAATCGAAGCAGCTTGCAAGAACTGCCAAACGACCTTAGTCGGCCCTTATTGTCATCAATGCGGGCGAGATCAGCATCTTCATCGTATCGATGCGCATTTCATCTGGCATGAAATGAGCCACGTCTTACATTTAGAAAAAGGTATCTTTTATACGATTCGTGAGCTGTCGCTGCGTCCGAGTAAAACTATACGCACTTTCTTGGATGAAGATCGGCATCGCTTGGTTAAGCCCTTGCTGTTCTTGATTCTATGTTCGCTGCTTTACAACTTGGTCGATTATGTTTGGCCGATGCCGCATTCCAACACCCCGTCTGTGGCTTTGACGACAGAGACAAAAATTTGGGCTTGGGTCGCAGGTCATTTTGGCTATGCTAACTTCCTGATGTCGATTCCCATCGCCATATGCCTACGTGCCGTATTTTGGCGCCAGCGCTACAATGTGTTCGAGATATGGGTGATGCTCGCTTATATCATGGGACTGGTGATGCTATTTTTATCGATCTTTCCGCCCCTAAGAGCGTTGAACCTGCCATTTCCGCATTTGACCGACATTATTCGAGTGCTGTCATTGCTCTTTGTTACCTTAGCGCTGGCTGCTTGTTTCGACGGTCCACGATGGTGGTCGATTGTGAAAACAGCGGTGGCTTATGTGTTGGGAATGTTTCTTTTTTCGGGCATGGTTTTCGTTGCGGGTTGGATGATTGATCATTTGCATTGA
- a CDS encoding ATP-dependent Clp protease proteolytic subunit — translation MQEEKESNKDVASPFLEEKAFKSRTVLVFGTIHDKLAAEVSKRLIALSAESNDPITLLVSSPGGHVESGDVIHDMIRFINAPVRVVGTGWVGSAAVNVFLAVPKERRVCLPNTRFLIHQPSGGAGGQATDIAIQAREIVKIRERIAALIAKEAGQPLEKVKADIERDYWMTATEAQEYGLVSRIVVQQNELDA, via the coding sequence ATGCAAGAAGAAAAAGAATCGAATAAAGATGTTGCGAGCCCGTTTCTCGAAGAAAAGGCTTTTAAATCGCGTACCGTTTTGGTGTTTGGCACGATTCATGACAAGCTGGCGGCCGAAGTCAGCAAGCGTTTGATCGCTTTGTCGGCAGAATCCAATGATCCGATTACCTTGTTGGTGTCCTCACCTGGCGGTCATGTGGAATCCGGTGACGTGATTCATGACATGATCCGCTTCATCAATGCGCCAGTGCGCGTGGTCGGCACGGGCTGGGTTGGCAGCGCTGCGGTAAATGTGTTCTTGGCGGTGCCGAAAGAACGCCGTGTGTGTTTGCCGAATACACGTTTCTTGATCCACCAACCAAGCGGTGGTGCCGGTGGTCAAGCGACCGATATCGCCATTCAAGCACGTGAAATCGTCAAGATTCGCGAACGCATTGCAGCCTTGATCGCCAAAGAAGCCGGTCAGCCTTTGGAAAAAGTCAAAGCGGATATCGAACGTGATTACTGGATGACGGCGACCGAAGCGCAAGAATATGGCTTGGTATCGCGTATCGTGGTTCAGCAAAATGAACTCGATGCATAA
- a CDS encoding DinB family protein: MDSHTTCVSLLASLFASLFATKAWANQELLSLMETAQADTPERQQLLHSAMRLLNHIYVVDRIFQAHLSGEAHGYSNTNTKETPTLSELHEAVQRCDTWYQSFIEQQSDETLAIAVPFQFTDGDTGCMTRAEMLMHIITHGGYHRGNVGQILKGLQVAPPRDLYTKFLHLSEPQRRQGQL, from the coding sequence ATGGATAGCCACACTACATGCGTCTCACTGCTCGCCTCACTGTTCGCCTCACTGTTCGCCACCAAAGCATGGGCCAACCAAGAGTTATTAAGTTTGATGGAAACGGCGCAGGCCGACACGCCGGAGCGTCAACAACTGCTGCACAGCGCCATGCGTTTGTTGAATCACATTTACGTGGTCGATCGCATTTTTCAGGCACACTTGAGTGGTGAAGCGCACGGCTATAGCAACACCAATACCAAGGAAACCCCAACACTGTCAGAACTCCATGAGGCCGTTCAACGATGCGATACGTGGTATCAATCCTTTATCGAACAACAAAGTGACGAGACTTTAGCGATTGCCGTCCCATTCCAATTCACCGATGGCGACACCGGTTGCATGACGCGCGCCGAAATGCTGATGCACATTATTACCCATGGTGGCTATCATCGTGGTAACGTTGGACAAATCTTGAAAGGCTTGCAGGTAGCGCCGCCACGCGATCTCTACACCAAGTTCTTACACCTGAGTGAGCCACAACGACGTCAGGGCCAGCTCTGA
- a CDS encoding DUF2306 domain-containing protein, translating to MRRPYPYYILILLALAIAAYAVLVYGLMPIGKVVHPDMRANFEAHATIVYTHIFASSIALAVGVLQFSKTLRVRHIQWHRWLGRIYLAFGVIPGGLAGLLMAFHAYGGLVSQLGFGVLALLWLFSGVSAYRAIRRGDIKAHQEWMIGNYALTCAAISLRLYLPLSMVAGIPFELAYPAIAWLCWVPNLIYARWMITQNRSRNANEAKET from the coding sequence ATGCGGCGCCCCTACCCCTACTACATTCTGATCTTACTCGCCCTCGCTATCGCAGCCTATGCCGTGCTGGTGTATGGCTTGATGCCTATCGGCAAAGTCGTACATCCCGATATGCGCGCCAATTTTGAAGCCCATGCGACTATCGTCTACACCCATATCTTTGCCTCATCAATCGCCCTTGCAGTTGGAGTCTTGCAGTTCTCAAAGACGCTACGTGTTCGCCACATTCAATGGCATCGCTGGTTGGGGCGGATCTATCTCGCATTTGGTGTCATACCGGGTGGGCTAGCAGGTCTCTTGATGGCCTTCCACGCGTATGGTGGCTTGGTCTCGCAACTGGGATTCGGTGTGCTGGCGTTACTGTGGTTATTCTCTGGGGTCAGCGCCTACCGCGCGATTCGTCGTGGCGATATCAAGGCCCATCAAGAATGGATGATAGGGAATTACGCGCTGACCTGCGCTGCGATTAGCTTACGTCTGTATCTCCCTTTAAGCATGGTCGCCGGTATCCCTTTCGAATTAGCTTACCCAGCAATCGCCTGGTTGTGCTGGGTGCCGAACCTCATTTATGCGCGCTGGATGATCACTCAAAATCGATCTAGAAATGCGAATGAAGCGAAAGAAACTTAA
- a CDS encoding LytR/AlgR family response regulator transcription factor, protein MTNKLIKAIIVDDEELGRVNLLSALRAFPEWNVVALCESVASASLALEQHQVDVVFLDIQMPEVSGLVLARRLSQTPNPPVIVFVTAYDGYALHAFEYFALDYLLKPFSNQRLQQTLERASQMIQMRQKSAYSESLQAYVENSREASKVSDTYLTRVTIRSIGELEVVSLDTVSYLSSAGNYVELATPQGSKLLRLTMNAMEEKLNPSIFVRIHRSHMVRISEIEKLSDFVGGTARLSLRNGPSFPVSQAYLAKLKEAVLAS, encoded by the coding sequence ATGACGAATAAGCTGATTAAGGCGATCATTGTTGATGATGAAGAGCTAGGGCGCGTTAATCTTCTAAGCGCCTTGCGCGCTTTCCCTGAGTGGAATGTGGTCGCTTTGTGTGAGAGTGTGGCCAGCGCCAGTCTCGCTTTAGAGCAGCACCAAGTCGATGTGGTTTTTCTCGATATTCAAATGCCGGAAGTCTCAGGTCTGGTGTTGGCTCGTCGCTTAAGTCAAACCCCGAATCCACCAGTGATTGTGTTTGTGACGGCGTATGACGGTTATGCCTTGCACGCGTTTGAATACTTCGCCCTCGATTATTTGCTGAAGCCATTTTCTAATCAACGTCTGCAACAAACCTTGGAACGCGCCAGTCAAATGATACAGATGCGACAGAAGTCGGCTTACAGTGAATCATTACAGGCTTATGTGGAGAATAGTCGCGAAGCTAGTAAGGTAAGCGATACTTATCTCACCCGAGTGACCATACGCAGTATTGGCGAACTTGAAGTAGTGTCTTTGGATACGGTCAGTTACTTGAGTTCGGCAGGAAATTATGTTGAGTTGGCGACGCCTCAAGGGAGTAAATTATTGCGCCTCACCATGAATGCGATGGAAGAGAAATTGAATCCTAGCATCTTTGTTCGCATACATCGTTCTCACATGGTGCGCATTAGTGAGATTGAAAAACTGTCTGATTTTGTCGGCGGCACTGCACGCTTGAGCCTGCGGAACGGTCCTAGTTTCCCTGTAAGCCAAGCATACTTGGCGAAACTCAAAGAAGCGGTTTTGGCAAGCTAA
- a CDS encoding sensor histidine kinase produces the protein MNTLVHPIENFAANLPDWRRPLNFVFYNIVGWTCLSAFIALAVYTDDYRSGGHPQFGSLFFNWFAAAMALAPLSWTLYYCFERWDEYFSRASFILMTYLMSLFFILPWHIFDAAMTMIWAAPDDRFFARVMAYEDVICLFRLCAITVVYGAVLGLRLWHLNRDRLQALRDEREQSLQLNLALERQNVAILRAQLEPHFMFNSLNSVSALVRTERSEKALVAIEKLSELLRYSLSSNERRCVSVDEELQGLDDYISLQKLRYGERLVLRIEGVTEVVRSCYCPPFFLQPLLENAIKHDVDAHQGASDILIQFEIGGHGSQSSRSLLKCTISNPLHQQRPHSHGFGLGLKTLGARLESLYGDKSLLHTYTEAGRFLVEVSLPNDE, from the coding sequence ATGAATACCTTAGTGCATCCCATCGAGAATTTCGCTGCGAACTTGCCGGACTGGCGTCGACCGCTCAATTTTGTGTTTTATAACATCGTCGGGTGGACTTGCTTGAGTGCCTTTATTGCTTTGGCGGTCTACACCGATGACTATCGCTCGGGTGGGCACCCACAATTTGGTAGTTTGTTTTTTAATTGGTTCGCTGCGGCGATGGCCCTAGCTCCGTTGTCATGGACTTTGTACTACTGTTTTGAGCGATGGGATGAATATTTTTCACGCGCCAGTTTCATTCTGATGACTTATCTGATGTCCCTATTCTTCATTCTGCCTTGGCATATTTTTGATGCGGCCATGACGATGATTTGGGCTGCTCCCGATGACCGATTTTTTGCTCGTGTTATGGCGTATGAGGATGTGATATGCCTTTTCCGTTTGTGTGCGATCACGGTGGTGTACGGCGCCGTCTTGGGTTTGCGCCTATGGCATTTAAACCGTGATCGTTTGCAAGCCTTACGCGACGAACGAGAGCAGAGTTTGCAATTGAACTTAGCCTTGGAGCGACAAAATGTGGCCATTTTGCGCGCCCAACTCGAACCGCATTTTATGTTTAATTCGCTCAATTCGGTATCAGCGTTGGTGCGTACCGAACGGAGTGAGAAAGCCTTGGTGGCAATCGAGAAATTGAGTGAGTTACTTCGTTATTCCCTGTCATCGAATGAGAGACGTTGCGTCAGTGTTGATGAGGAATTGCAGGGTCTAGACGACTATATCAGCCTACAGAAATTGCGATATGGTGAACGTCTGGTGCTTCGAATTGAAGGTGTGACTGAAGTCGTTCGCAGTTGTTATTGTCCACCATTTTTCTTGCAGCCCTTGTTGGAAAACGCTATCAAACATGATGTAGATGCCCATCAGGGGGCCAGTGATATCCTGATTCAATTCGAGATCGGCGGGCATGGATCGCAGTCATCACGGTCATTATTGAAGTGTACCATCAGCAATCCTCTGCATCAGCAACGACCGCATTCGCATGGCTTTGGTTTAGGTCTCAAGACCCTAGGCGCTCGCTTAGAGTCTTTGTATGGTGATAAGAGCTTGCTTCATACCTACACTGAGGCGGGGAGATTTCTTGTGGAAGTGAGTTTGCCGAATGACGAATAA
- the metH gene encoding methionine synthase, producing MSTVRPISATESRLRELLQQRILILDGAMGTMIQRYKLTEADYRGERFRDFTGPEGVRELFVKGNNELLSLTQPHVIAEIHEQYLAAGADLIETNTFGATTVAQDDYHMAHLAYEMNVASAKIARAACDKYSTADKPRFVAGALGPTPKTASISPDVNDPAARNVTFDQLVAAYHEQVRGLVDGGADVLLVETIFDTLNCKAALFAIDQYFEETGKTLPIMISGTVTDASGRILSGQTVPAFWNSVRHAKPLTIGLNCALGAALMRPYAEELSKIADTFVCIYPNAGLPNPMSDTGFDELPADTSALLKEFADAGFINVAGGCCGTTPDHIKAIADILKTRTPRSVPTIDAAMRLSGLEPFTIDAQSLFVNVGERTNVTGSKAFARLILNEQYDEALAVARQQVENGAQIIDINMDEAMLDSQAAMTRFLNLIASEPDIARVPIMIDSSKWSVIEAGLKCVQGKAIVNSISMKEGEEEFLRQARLCRRYGAAVIVMAFDEQGQADTYARKIEICERAYRLLVNKVDFDPQDIIFDPNIFAIATGIEEHNNYAVDFIEATRWIHQNLPGAKISGGVSNVSFSFRGNDPAREAIHTVFLYHAIQAGMTMGIVNAGMIGVYSELPEELRERVEDVVLNRREDATERMIEFAATLKADGKKEEATLEWRNEPVQKRLAHALVHGITNWIVEDTEEARLQFERPIQVIEGPLMDGMNIVGDLFGQGKMFLPQVVKSARVMKQAVAHLVPFIEEEKKRSGDNKPKGKIVIATVKGDVHDIGKNIVTVVLQCNNFEVVNMGVMVPCSEILAKAKAENADIIGLSGLITPSLEEMAYVAKEMQRDPHFRMMKIPLMIGGATTSRAHTAVKIAPNYEGPVVYVPDASRSVSVAQSLLTPETREQYINELASDYERVRTLHGNKKATPMLSLAQARANKMKLSFAGDNAPVKPKFIGRRVFKNVDLATIANYIDWGPFFQTWDLAGPFPAILTDEVVGDAASKVYAEGQAMLKKIIEGRWLTANGVVSLLPANTVNDDDIEIYTDDSREHVAFTYYGARQQTEKPVIDGQQRPNQCLSDFIAPKDSGIKDYIGMFAVTAGLGIEKHEKRFEDAHDDYSSIMLKSLADRLAEAFAEYLHERVRKDLWGYAADEALSNEELIKESYSGIRPAPGYPACPEHTVKTEMFKQMQCEEIEMFITESWAMIPGAAVSGFYFAHPEAKYFNVGKIGDDQVTDMAVRRGVEKSEVERWLAPNL from the coding sequence ATGTCTACCGTTCGTCCTATTTCTGCTACCGAATCCCGCCTGCGCGAGTTGCTGCAACAACGTATCCTGATACTCGATGGTGCGATGGGTACCATGATTCAGCGCTACAAGCTCACCGAAGCAGACTATCGCGGCGAACGCTTTAGAGACTTCACCGGCCCCGAAGGCGTGCGCGAACTCTTCGTCAAAGGCAATAATGAGTTGCTGTCCTTGACGCAGCCGCATGTGATCGCCGAAATTCACGAACAATACTTAGCCGCTGGTGCGGATCTGATCGAAACCAATACCTTTGGTGCTACCACGGTCGCACAAGATGATTACCACATGGCGCATCTGGCTTACGAAATGAACGTCGCCTCTGCCAAGATCGCGCGTGCTGCTTGCGACAAATATTCAACTGCCGATAAACCACGCTTCGTCGCTGGCGCACTCGGACCAACACCCAAAACCGCGTCCATTTCACCCGATGTGAACGACCCTGCTGCACGTAATGTGACGTTTGATCAATTGGTTGCTGCTTATCACGAACAAGTACGCGGCTTGGTTGACGGTGGTGCCGACGTGCTCTTAGTCGAAACCATCTTCGATACGCTCAACTGTAAGGCGGCTTTGTTCGCGATCGATCAATACTTTGAAGAGACTGGCAAAACTTTGCCGATCATGATCTCGGGTACGGTGACTGATGCATCGGGCCGTATTTTGTCCGGCCAGACTGTGCCAGCATTCTGGAATTCCGTGCGCCATGCTAAACCGCTGACGATAGGCTTGAACTGCGCGCTAGGAGCCGCCTTGATGCGCCCTTACGCGGAAGAATTGTCGAAGATCGCCGACACCTTCGTCTGTATTTATCCGAATGCGGGTTTGCCCAATCCGATGAGCGATACGGGCTTTGATGAATTACCAGCAGATACCTCAGCCTTGCTCAAAGAATTCGCCGACGCGGGTTTCATCAACGTCGCTGGTGGCTGCTGCGGTACGACGCCAGATCACATTAAAGCGATTGCCGATATTCTCAAGACACGAACACCACGCAGCGTACCGACGATTGATGCAGCGATGCGTTTATCGGGTTTAGAGCCATTCACAATTGACGCGCAATCTTTGTTTGTGAACGTCGGTGAGCGTACGAACGTCACGGGTTCAAAAGCTTTCGCGCGTTTAATCTTGAACGAGCAGTACGATGAAGCCTTGGCGGTAGCACGCCAGCAAGTTGAAAACGGCGCGCAGATCATCGACATCAATATGGATGAAGCGATGCTCGATTCGCAAGCCGCGATGACGCGCTTCTTGAACTTGATCGCCTCTGAACCAGATATCGCTCGCGTACCGATCATGATCGACTCGTCCAAATGGAGCGTGATCGAAGCCGGCCTCAAATGCGTGCAAGGTAAAGCCATCGTCAATTCGATTTCGATGAAAGAAGGCGAAGAAGAATTCCTACGCCAAGCACGCCTGTGCCGTCGTTATGGTGCGGCAGTGATCGTGATGGCCTTTGATGAACAAGGTCAAGCCGATACTTACGCTCGCAAAATTGAGATTTGCGAACGTGCTTATCGCCTCTTGGTCAACAAGGTCGATTTCGATCCACAAGATATTATTTTCGACCCCAATATTTTCGCGATTGCGACCGGTATCGAAGAACACAATAACTACGCGGTCGACTTCATCGAAGCCACACGTTGGATACACCAAAACCTACCTGGCGCCAAAATCAGCGGTGGCGTATCGAACGTGAGTTTCTCTTTCCGCGGCAATGATCCTGCACGCGAAGCGATCCACACCGTGTTCTTGTACCATGCGATTCAAGCGGGTATGACCATGGGCATCGTCAACGCCGGCATGATAGGCGTGTATAGCGAGTTGCCAGAGGAATTGCGTGAACGTGTAGAAGACGTGGTACTCAATCGTCGTGAAGATGCGACGGAACGCATGATCGAATTTGCAGCGACCTTGAAAGCCGACGGCAAGAAAGAAGAAGCAACACTGGAATGGCGTAACGAGCCTGTGCAAAAGCGTTTAGCCCATGCACTGGTGCACGGCATCACCAATTGGATTGTGGAAGATACGGAAGAAGCGCGTCTGCAATTTGAACGCCCGATTCAAGTGATCGAAGGTCCTTTAATGGACGGCATGAACATCGTCGGTGACTTGTTCGGCCAAGGCAAAATGTTCTTGCCGCAAGTCGTCAAATCTGCGCGTGTGATGAAACAAGCGGTGGCACATTTGGTGCCTTTCATTGAAGAAGAAAAGAAACGCAGCGGCGACAATAAGCCGAAAGGCAAAATCGTCATCGCCACCGTCAAAGGCGACGTGCATGACATCGGCAAAAACATTGTTACCGTGGTCCTGCAATGTAATAACTTCGAAGTCGTGAATATGGGCGTGATGGTGCCTTGCTCCGAAATCTTGGCCAAAGCCAAGGCGGAAAATGCCGACATCATTGGTCTCTCTGGTTTGATTACACCTTCCTTGGAAGAGATGGCTTACGTCGCCAAAGAAATGCAGCGTGACCCTCACTTCCGCATGATGAAGATTCCATTGATGATTGGTGGCGCGACCACGAGCCGTGCGCATACCGCCGTCAAGATCGCACCGAACTACGAAGGTCCTGTGGTCTATGTACCGGATGCATCGCGTTCGGTTTCAGTCGCACAATCTTTGTTGACGCCGGAAACACGCGAGCAATACATCAACGAACTCGCTAGCGACTACGAACGCGTCCGCACTTTGCATGGGAATAAAAAAGCGACGCCTATGCTGAGCTTGGCACAAGCACGTGCGAATAAAATGAAACTCAGTTTTGCAGGTGACAATGCGCCCGTCAAACCTAAGTTTATCGGCCGTCGCGTATTCAAAAATGTCGACCTCGCCACCATCGCTAACTATATCGACTGGGGTCCTTTCTTCCAGACTTGGGATTTGGCAGGACCATTCCCAGCGATTTTGACAGATGAAGTGGTCGGTGACGCAGCGAGCAAGGTCTACGCTGAAGGCCAAGCCATGCTCAAGAAAATCATCGAAGGCCGCTGGCTCACCGCCAATGGTGTGGTGTCACTCTTGCCTGCCAATACAGTCAACGATGACGATATCGAAATCTATACCGACGATAGTCGCGAACACGTCGCCTTCACTTACTACGGCGCCCGTCAGCAAACAGAGAAACCCGTCATCGATGGCCAGCAACGTCCTAACCAATGTCTGAGCGACTTCATCGCCCCGAAAGACAGCGGCATTAAAGACTACATCGGCATGTTCGCCGTCACCGCCGGCCTCGGCATCGAGAAGCACGAGAAGCGCTTCGAAGACGCGCACGATGACTACAGCAGCATCATGTTGAAGTCTTTAGCCGATCGTTTGGCAGAAGCCTTCGCCGAATATTTACATGAACGCGTTCGTAAAGATTTGTGGGGCTATGCGGCGGATGAAGCTTTGAGCAATGAAGAATTGATCAAAGAAAGCTATTCCGGTATTCGCCCTGCACCTGGCTATCCAGCCTGCCCAGAGCACACAGTCAAAACCGAGATGTTCAAGCAGATGCAGTGCGAAGAAATCGAGATGTTCATCACTGAATCATGGGCCATGATTCCTGGCGCTGCTGTCTCTGGCTTCTACTTTGCGCATCCTGAGGCGAAGTATTTTAATGTCGGGAAGATTGGTGACGATCAGGTTACTGATATGGCGGTTCGTCGTGGGGTTGAGAAGAGTGAAGTTGAGCGATGGTTGGCGCCGAATTTGTGA
- a CDS encoding carbohydrate binding family 9 domain-containing protein: MVFLSLRSRTILRTITLTCLLLAGFNTRLEAQQTIPRVDRAPTIADYRNTAETTHKAGLEVNEFTVTSPRDGAKPTYATKAYLSYDDRNLYAIFVATANPNYLIARHTKRESTGGEDYVMLQIDTFNDQQRAFVFYANPLGVQADSLFIEGKDEDFDFDTQWHSEGEVSDTGYIVKFAIPFKSLRFANGEQQRWGISLARYSTEVSEFATWPHISRKKPSIVDQFAPVVIKHQLASNNQFQWIPYLLTSSSSVLDPQLAQGQARRAFIDRHQTQMGFDAKYVWNNAISFDMTVKPDFSDVESDEPQVTVDKRFETLITERRPFFIENGGFFRTPIPLFFSRRIAQPQFGLRATGRHADYAFGALLIDDQEGLPQQKQEIAIVRGQKDILGTGNVGFLSINKSSANAKNQIHGLDLHLPFGEHWRLNGQFAQSSSHLRQPDQTTPSTATSRQHVQANLAYVDLLYADSQWKYLGKLQSIESDFEAPLGFLPRRGIQQSEQSLAYTQYGTEHSSFLSQNIKFNLTNTTNQQQQFLDRRTEVLYTAKAKAANTFTMQLVRQVERLGSEDVLTQGWLAGWNSKTWPQLSTTLSFGKKQAPNYSFTSTQYLRGQASNVQAKFLWTPGRHWSFEETFFLTRLENEATRIYRDKLARTSINYQFNNQLGINAIFDYHELQSNPLMSTLKSNKTLNSSLQLRYVLSPGTSMFVNYVDRREGLSSFVNSSGFFETRPSADLDLRTGKSLSVKLNYLF; encoded by the coding sequence ATGGTTTTTCTTTCTTTACGATCTAGGACAATACTTCGAACTATCACGCTGACCTGCCTGTTACTAGCGGGATTCAATACCAGGCTGGAGGCACAACAGACCATCCCGCGTGTCGACCGAGCGCCCACCATCGCCGATTATCGGAACACGGCCGAGACAACGCACAAGGCCGGCTTGGAGGTCAACGAATTTACCGTCACCTCGCCGCGCGACGGCGCTAAGCCGACCTATGCCACCAAAGCTTATCTCTCATACGATGATCGCAATCTCTATGCTATTTTTGTGGCCACTGCCAATCCAAACTATTTGATAGCACGGCACACAAAACGTGAGAGTACTGGTGGTGAAGATTACGTGATGTTGCAGATCGATACGTTTAACGATCAACAACGCGCTTTTGTTTTTTATGCGAATCCACTTGGAGTACAAGCGGATTCTCTCTTTATCGAAGGCAAGGATGAGGATTTCGACTTCGATACACAATGGCACAGTGAAGGTGAAGTCAGCGATACCGGCTATATCGTGAAGTTTGCCATTCCCTTTAAAAGTCTACGCTTCGCCAACGGCGAACAACAGCGCTGGGGAATTTCTCTGGCACGCTATAGCACTGAGGTCAGTGAGTTTGCGACCTGGCCTCATATCTCTCGCAAAAAACCTTCCATCGTTGACCAATTCGCCCCGGTCGTCATCAAGCATCAATTGGCGAGCAACAATCAGTTTCAATGGATACCTTACCTCCTTACCAGCAGCAGTAGTGTGCTCGATCCACAGCTCGCACAGGGACAGGCGCGGCGCGCCTTTATTGATCGTCACCAAACACAGATGGGGTTCGATGCCAAGTACGTCTGGAATAATGCGATCAGTTTCGATATGACCGTCAAACCAGATTTTTCCGATGTGGAGAGTGATGAACCTCAGGTCACCGTCGACAAGCGATTCGAAACCTTGATCACCGAACGTCGTCCCTTCTTTATCGAAAACGGAGGATTTTTCCGTACCCCTATCCCGCTCTTCTTCTCGCGTCGAATCGCACAACCTCAGTTCGGATTGCGCGCCACCGGTCGACACGCCGACTATGCCTTCGGCGCTCTCTTGATTGATGACCAAGAAGGTCTGCCACAGCAAAAACAAGAGATCGCCATCGTGCGCGGCCAAAAGGATATTTTGGGGACAGGCAATGTCGGCTTTTTATCGATAAACAAGTCGAGCGCAAACGCGAAAAATCAAATCCACGGTTTGGATTTGCACCTCCCTTTTGGCGAGCACTGGCGCTTAAATGGGCAATTTGCACAGAGTAGTAGTCACCTCCGACAGCCAGATCAAACGACACCCTCTACCGCCACTTCGCGTCAACACGTGCAGGCGAATTTGGCTTATGTGGATCTACTCTACGCAGATAGTCAATGGAAGTATTTGGGCAAGTTGCAAAGCATAGAATCTGATTTTGAAGCGCCCTTAGGTTTTCTTCCACGTCGCGGCATTCAACAGAGCGAGCAAAGCCTCGCCTATACCCAATACGGTACAGAGCATTCAAGCTTCTTGTCGCAAAACATCAAATTCAATTTGACCAACACCACCAATCAACAGCAGCAGTTTTTAGACCGCCGCACGGAAGTGCTCTACACCGCCAAAGCAAAAGCCGCAAATACTTTCACAATGCAACTGGTACGCCAAGTAGAACGCTTAGGATCAGAGGATGTGCTGACCCAAGGTTGGCTAGCAGGCTGGAACTCCAAAACTTGGCCACAACTCAGCACCACACTTTCCTTTGGCAAGAAACAAGCCCCTAATTACAGCTTTACTTCGACCCAATATCTACGAGGCCAAGCAAGCAATGTGCAAGCCAAGTTTCTTTGGACACCCGGCCGTCACTGGAGCTTTGAAGAAACCTTTTTTCTAACCAGGTTAGAAAATGAGGCGACTCGAATCTACCGCGATAAATTGGCGCGTACCAGCATCAACTATCAGTTCAACAATCAATTAGGAATCAACGCCATCTTCGATTACCACGAGCTTCAAAGCAATCCGCTCATGAGCACATTGAAATCAAACAAAACGCTCAACAGCAGCTTGCAGTTACGCTACGTCCTGAGCCCTGGCACTAGTATGTTTGTGAACTACGTGGATCGACGTGAAGGCTTGAGTTCGTTCGTCAATAGTTCAGGCTTCTTTGAAACCCGACCGAGTGCCGATTTAGATCTGCGCACTGGCAAGAGCCTTTCGGTCAAACTCAACTACCTTTTCTAA